The region TTGATCCTCTGGATGTTGCCGTCCTGCATCACAAGATAGGTGCCCTGCGGTGCCTCGATGACCTGTCCCTTGTCCGCCAGATAGACAAAGCCGAATTCCTTGTCGCGCTTGTCGCTGACAAAGATGCCGCGCATGGTGCCGTTGGCCTCACGGTCACGAATATGGAAGGTCAGCCCGTCATCCAGCGTCCGGAAGTTGCCGGGCTTGACGATGGAGGCAATCAGATCAGCCTGTACCTGCGTGACGCTGTCCCGGAGATTGCGTAGGGACAGAGGGGCGAGCCACAGGCTGAGAACAAGCCCGAAGATCGTGCATATAATCCCAAGTGTAATCAAAGGTTTGGCAACAGTCTTAGGGGACCCGCCATTGGCATTGATCACAATCAGTTCGCTGTCTGTGCTGAGCGTGTTCAATGTATAAATGGCTGCTATCACCAGCGCAAAGGGCATGGTGACGATCAGCAGAACGGGGATCAGCAGAGACGTAATCTGGATAAAGATGAGGATTGTCTGACCCTTGGACGTGATCAGGTCAAACTCGCGCAGGGCCTGCGTCACCCAGACAAGGCCTGTCAGAGCCGTCAGGCACAACAAAAACGCGCCGAAGGCACGCTTGAAAATGTAGCGTTCTATAAGGCTCATCGCCGCCTGCGTCCTGACATGATCCGGTGGGAGCACCCCGTGCCCCGATTCAGACCAGTTTATCAGACACGGTCTTGGCTAAAAATAGGCAAAGAAAGATGGTTAATAAAACTTAATCTTGACCCCGGTCGCGCTGCGTACCAACTTAGCGACACTTAATTAAGGCCT is a window of Coralliovum pocilloporae DNA encoding:
- the lptF gene encoding LPS export ABC transporter permease LptF, encoding MSLIERYIFKRAFGAFLLCLTALTGLVWVTQALREFDLITSKGQTILIFIQITSLLIPVLLIVTMPFALVIAAIYTLNTLSTDSELIVINANGGSPKTVAKPLITLGIICTIFGLVLSLWLAPLSLRNLRDSVTQVQADLIASIVKPGNFRTLDDGLTFHIRDREANGTMRGIFVSDKRDKEFGFVYLADKGQVIEAPQGTYLVMQDGNIQRINQQNGEISIVKFESYAFDLSQFTNVETSSTYKPREQPVTYLLSPDPDDAYFQRYPERYVIELHDRLSGPWYNLAFVMVALAFLGSPQSIRQGRMTAIVMVIAGVVAVRLGGFLGAGLAKTTTYGFLGMYLSPALGVFLPVFLITGGRKPKILSWSEQKLYLSLDTIKAHAARLTKAHDPVEGRQ